Proteins encoded together in one Canis aureus isolate CA01 chromosome 21, VMU_Caureus_v.1.0, whole genome shotgun sequence window:
- the LOC144293250 gene encoding olfactory receptor 4A47-like, with protein sequence MEPRNNVTYFVLLGLTQDPKEQKVLCVMFLLFYILTVVGNLLIVLTIALSKTLGSPMYLFLANLSFMDVTYSSCISPRLISTLFFGENTISFHSCMTQLFTEHLFGGSEVFLLLVMAYDRYVAICKPLHYLVIMRQWVCVVLLVVSWIGGFLHSIIQVSTIYGLPFCGPNVIDHFSCDVYPLLELVCTSTHVIGLLVVANGGMICTIVFVLLLISYGVILHSLKNFSPERKRKALQTCGSHITVVVFFFVPCIFMYVRPAKTFPIDKSLSVFYTVITPMLNPLIYTLRNSEMINAIKKLWRRNVT encoded by the coding sequence ATGGAACCAAGAAACAACGTAACTTACTTTGTCCTCTTGGGCCTCACACAGGATCCTAAGGAACAGAAGGTCCTTTGTGTTATGTTCTTGCTCTTCTATATTTTGACAGTGGTGGGCAACTTGCTCATTGTGTTGACTATAGCTCTCAGTAAGACCCTGGGCTCACCTATGTACTTGTTTCTTGCTAACCTATCATTTATGGATGTCACTTATTCCTCTTGCATTTCCCCCAGATTGATTTCAACCTTGTTCTTTGGGGAAAATACCATATCCTTCCATTCTTGTATGACACAGTTATTTACGGAGCACCTTTTTGGTGGATCAGAGGTCTTTCTTCTGCTggtgatggcctatgaccgctatgtggccatctgtaagCCTTTGCATTATTTGGTTATCATGAGGCAATGGGTGTGTGTTGTGCTGCTGGTGGTATCCTGGATTGGAGGTTTTCTTCATTCAATAATTCAAGTTAGCACCATTTATGGGCTCCCATTTTGTGGTCCCAATGTCATTGATCATTTTTCCTGTGACGTGTACCCCTTACTAGAATTGGTCTGCACTAGCACCCATGTCATTGGGCTGTTAGTTGTAGCCAATGGAGGGATGATCTGCACTATTGTGTTTGTGCTCTTGCTCATTTCTTATGGTGTCATCTTGCACTCTCTAAAGAACTTTAGTCCAGAGAGGAAGCGGAAAGCCCTCCAGACCTGCGGCTCCCACATCACTGTGGTGGTCTTCTTCTTTGTTCCATGTATTTTCATGTATGTAAGACCTGCTAAGACCTTCCCCATTGACAAATCCCTGAGTGTGTTTTATACAGTCATAACCCCCATGCTGAACCCACTGATCTATACTCTGAGAAATTCTGAGATGATAAATGCTATAAAGAAGCTCTGGAGGAGAAATGTCACATGA